One stretch of Malus domestica chromosome 14, GDT2T_hap1 DNA includes these proteins:
- the LOC103415079 gene encoding 6-phosphogluconate dehydrogenase, decarboxylating 3, chloroplastic: MEASPALSRIGLAGLAVMGQNLALNIAEKGFPISVYNRTTSKVDETVDRAHNEGNLPLFGQYNPRDFVLSIERPRSVIILVKAGAPVDQTIAALSAHMEPGDAIIDGGNEWYENTERRIAEANGRGLLYLGMGVSGGEEGARHGPSLMPGGSHQAYTNVQDILHKVAAQVEDGPCVTYIGEGGSGNFVKMVHNGIEYGDMQLISEAYDVLKNVGGLTNQELGEIFSEWNRGELESFLIEITADIFRVKDNLADGFLVDKLLDKTGMKGTGKWTVQQAAELSVAAPTIAASLDCRYLSGLKEEREKAEEALKQAGFKEEIGSVTSGIDKKRLIDDVRQALYASKICSYAQGMNLLRAKSVEKGWNLNLGELARIWKGGCIIRAVFLDRIKNAYQRNQSLPNLIVDPDFAKEMVQRQAAWRRVVGVAVAAGISTPGMCASLSYFDTYRRGRLPANLVQAQRDLFGAHTYERVDRPGAFHTEWTKLAQKSGSGVGALN, from the coding sequence ATGGAAGCTTCACCAGCTCTGTCGCGCATAGGCCTGGCAGGCCTCGCCGTCATGGGGCAAAACCTCGCCCTCAACATCGCCGAGAAAGGGTTTCCGATCTCCGTCTACAACCGCACCACCTCCAAGGTCGACGAGACCGTAGACCGGGCCCACAACGAGGGGAACCTCCCTTTGTTTGGGCAGTACAACCCTCGCGATTTTGTGCTCTCTATCGAACGGCCCAGATCCGTTATTATCCTCGTCAAAGCTGGAGCTCCGGTTGACCAGACCATCGCCGCCCTCTCCGCCCACATGGAGCCCGGCGACGCCATCATCGACGGCGGCAACGAGTGGTACGAGAATACCGAGCGCCGAATCGCCGAGGCCAACGGTAGGGGGCTTCTGTACCTCGGGATGGGAGTCTCCGGCGGTGAGGAGGGGGCGCGCCACGGGCCCAGCCTCATGCCCGGCGGGTCCCACCAGGCATACACGAACGTCCAGGACATCCTCCACAAGGTCGCCGCCCAAGTGGAGGATGGCCCCTGCGTCACCTACATCGGCGAAGGGGGTTCTGGTAATTTCGTCAAGATGGTCCACAACGGAATCGAATACGGCGATATGCAGCTGATTTCGGAGGCGTACGACGTTCTGAAGAACGTCGGAGGGCTGACGAATCAGGAATTGGGGGAGATTTTTTCGGAGTGGAACAGGGGAGAGCTGGAGAGCTTCCTGATTGAGATTACGGCCGACATTTTTAGGGTTAAGGATAATTTAGCGGATGGGTTTTTGGTGGATAAGCTGCTCGACAAGACGGGGATGAAGGGGACCGGGAAATGGACGGTGCAGCAGGCGGCGGAGCTGTCAGTAGCTGCGCCCACCATTGCTGCTTCCTTGGACTGCAGGTACTTAAGTGGgttgaaggaggagagagagaaggccgAGGAGGCTCTGAAGCAGGCAGGGTTTAAAGAGGAGATTGGCAGCGTGACGAGCGGCATTGATAAGAAGCGGTTGATTGATGATGTGAGGCAGGCATTGTACGCTTCGAAGATATGCAGTTATGCTCAAGGGATGAACTTGTTGAGGGCCAAGAGTGTGGAGAAGGGTTGGAATTTGAATTTGGGGGAGTTGGCTCGTATTTGGAAAGGCGGTTGCATTATCAGAGCGGTGTTCTTGGATCGGATCAAGAATGCTTACCAGAGGAATCAGAGTTTGCCCAACTTGATTGTTGATCCCGATTTTGCTAAAGAAATGGTGCAGAGGCAGGCTGCGTGGAGGAGGGTTGTCGGGGTGGCAGTGGCAGCCGGGATTAGCACTCCCGGAATGTGTGCCAGTTTGTCATATTTTGACACTTATCGGCGGGGTAGGCTTCCGGCCAACCTTGTTCAGGCTCAGAGGGACTTGTTTGGGGCTCATACCTATGAGAGAGTGGATCGCCCCGGGGCCTTTCACACCGAGTGGACGAAGCTCGCTCAGAAGAGCGGTTCTGGCGTCGGTGCACTCAATTGA